From Arcticibacter tournemirensis, one genomic window encodes:
- the gldC gene encoding gliding motility protein GldC, with amino-acid sequence MKKAEIKLTIELDDNNVPENIKWESTDSENKEQLATKAMILALWDHNYKNSLRIDLWTKDMPVDEMKRFFYETLQTMGDSFLRATGEKNIVEDLRDYCAHFAEKMEIKQGQ; translated from the coding sequence ATGAAGAAAGCCGAAATAAAACTGACAATAGAACTGGACGATAATAATGTTCCTGAGAATATTAAATGGGAGTCAACGGATTCGGAAAACAAAGAACAACTCGCAACAAAAGCCATGATACTAGCCCTGTGGGATCATAACTATAAAAATTCGTTGAGGATAGACTTGTGGACCAAAGATATGCCCGTAGATGAAATGAAACGATTTTTCTACGAAACCCTTCAGACGATGGGCGACAGTTTTCTGAGGGCAACAGGCGAGAAAAATATAGTAGAGGATCTCAGAGACTATTGCGCACATTTTGCTGAGAAAATGGAGATTAAGCAGGGCCAGTAA
- a CDS encoding methylated-DNA--[protein]-cysteine S-methyltransferase produces the protein MFSSSIQSPIGVISIKADEEYVYCISCKEQEPEEFPSSSALTDLAAKQLNEYFEGRRSSFDFPIAQQGTDFQQSVWQELLNIPPGYPISYAALSRRMGTPLAIRAIAAANGRNNLMIVVPCHRVIGSSGTLVGYAGGLWRKKWLLEHEARMMQIGQLNLL, from the coding sequence ATGTTTTCATCATCTATTCAGAGCCCCATTGGAGTCATCAGTATTAAGGCAGATGAAGAGTATGTTTATTGCATCAGCTGCAAGGAACAGGAACCGGAGGAATTCCCCTCCTCCTCGGCGCTTACTGATTTAGCAGCAAAACAGTTAAATGAATATTTTGAGGGGAGACGAAGCTCTTTTGATTTTCCGATAGCACAGCAGGGCACAGACTTTCAGCAGAGCGTCTGGCAGGAACTGTTAAACATCCCGCCGGGCTACCCCATCAGCTATGCGGCACTTTCCCGCCGGATGGGAACGCCCCTGGCTATCCGCGCGATAGCAGCAGCGAACGGAAGAAACAACCTGATGATAGTTGTCCCTTGCCACCGTGTTATTGGCAGCTCGGGAACGCTCGTCGGCTATGCCGGAGGGCTCTGGCGAAAAAAATGGCTTCTTGAGCACGAAGCCCGGATGATGCAGATTGGTCAGCTCAACCTGTTGTGA